Proteins from one Lepidochelys kempii isolate rLepKem1 chromosome 6, rLepKem1.hap2, whole genome shotgun sequence genomic window:
- the PLCB2 gene encoding 1-phosphatidylinositol 4,5-bisphosphate phosphodiesterase beta-2 isoform X7 — MSMFTPILTPPEVKEYLSKGERFIKWDDDTTNASPVILRVDPKGFYLYWTYQNKEMEFLDITSIRDTRVGKFAKIPKSQKLREVFNLDFPDNNFLLKTLTVVTGPDMVDLTFHNFVSYKESVGKSWAEDIMAIVRNPLTSNASRYTFLEKILVKLKMQLNAEGKIPVRNIFQMFPADRKRVEAALHACHLPKGKNDAINPEDFPEKVYKTFLMNLCPRPEIDEIFTSLHSKAKPYMTKEHLAKFINKKQRDSRLNDMLFPPAKPEQVQGLIEKYEPSGINIQRVVARGDGLVPLWP, encoded by the exons GACACAACGAATGCTTCGCCTGTGATTCTCCGGGTAGATCCAAAGGGCTTTTACTTATATTGGACATATCAGAATAAG gAAATGGAATTTTTGGATATAACCAGCATCCGAGACACCCGAGTAGGAAAATTTGCCAAAATCCCCAAG AGCCAGAAGCTCCGAGAGGTTTTTAACTTAGATTTCCCAGACAACAACTTCCTGCTCAAGACTCTGACTGTTGTGACCGGCCCCGATATGGTGGATCTCACTTTCCACAACTTTGTCTCCTACAAAGAGAGTGTTGGCAAG AGCTGGGCTGAGGATATCATGGCCATCGTTAGAAATCCACTGACATCCAATGCATCTCGCTACACCTTCCTGGAGAAAAT CCTGGTGAAGCTGAAGATGCAACTCAATGCTGAAGGAAAAATTCCTGTCAGGAA taTTTTTCAGATGTTTCCTGCAGACAGGAAGAGGGTAGAAGCTGCATTACATGCTTGTCACCTTCCAAAGGGCAAG AATGATGCGATCAATCCAGAGGACTTCCCTGAGAAAGTGTATAAAACCTTCCTGATGAACCTGTGCCCCCGTCCGGAGATCGATGAGATATTCACCTCTCT CCATTCGAAAGCCAAGCCCTACATGACCAAAGAGCACTTGGCAAAGTTTATCAACAAGAAACAGCGAGATTCCCGCCTCAATGACATGCTTTTCCCTCCTGCCAAACCAGAGCAGGTGCAGGGCCTGATAGAGAAGTACGAACCTAGTGGGATTAACATCCAGAGAG TTGTCGCCAGAGGGGATGGTCTGGTTCCTCTGTGGCCCTGA